The following nucleotide sequence is from Pseudomonas sessilinigenes.
TGCCCGGCAGCTACCCCCTGCCCTGAGCTTCAGTCAACGGGCCGCCCAGGCATTGAAGCGCTGCTCCAGGTCCTCGCCGTGATCGACCCAGAACCCGGCATCCACCGCCCGTGCGCCCTGCAAGTTGGCTTCATAGGTAGGCAACTGCCGCTGCACCGTCGGCGCCAGCAATGGCAACGCCTGGCGGTGCACCGGCCCGTAGGGGATGTTCTGCGAGAATACCTTTTGCGCCTGGGGCTGGCTGGCGAACAGGATGAAGTCTTCGGCCAGGGCCTTGTTCGGCGAGCCCTTGACCACCGCCCAGTACTCCGGGTCGTACAGGCTCTGGGGCCAGAGGATGCTCAACTGCATGCCCTCCTTCTGGGCCATGGCGATCCGCCCGTTGTACGCGGCGCTCATTACCACGTCCCCGGCGACCAGCCACTGGGGCGGTTGGGCGCCGGCTTCCCACCATTGGATATACGGCTTGATCTGGTCGAGCTTGGCAAAAGCCCGGCTCACGCCCTCCGGGGTAGCCAGCACCTGGTACAGCTGCGCGGGCGGCACGCCATCGGCCAGCAGGGCAATCTCCAGGGTGTACTTGGCGCTCTTGCGCAAGCCACGCTTGCCCGGAAAATCCTTGAGATTCCAGAAATCGGCCCAGGACTCGGGCGCCCTGGCCAGCTTCTGCGGAGAAAAGGCCATGACCATCGACCAGACATAAGTCGCTACGCCACACTCGGTCAGGGTGCCGGGCACGAACTGCGCCGGATCGCCGAACCGGGCCAGGTCCAGGGGCTCGAACAGCCCCTCGTCACAGCCACGCAGCAGCTCTGGGCTCTCCACCTCGACCACATCCCAACTGGTCTTGCCGACCTCGACCATGGCCTTGATCTTCGATAACTCGCCGTTGTACTCGCCTGCAATCACCCGGGCCGCCCCAGTCTGGTCGAACGGCTGGAAATAGGCCTGCTCCTGGGCCTGCTTG
It contains:
- a CDS encoding ABC transporter substrate-binding protein, whose protein sequence is MSSILRCGVALSWLLLCASALAEPQKLTVISFGGATKQAQEQAYFQPFDQTGAARVIAGEYNGELSKIKAMVEVGKTSWDVVEVESPELLRGCDEGLFEPLDLARFGDPAQFVPGTLTECGVATYVWSMVMAFSPQKLARAPESWADFWNLKDFPGKRGLRKSAKYTLEIALLADGVPPAQLYQVLATPEGVSRAFAKLDQIKPYIQWWEAGAQPPQWLVAGDVVMSAAYNGRIAMAQKEGMQLSILWPQSLYDPEYWAVVKGSPNKALAEDFILFASQPQAQKVFSQNIPYGPVHRQALPLLAPTVQRQLPTYEANLQGARAVDAGFWVDHGEDLEQRFNAWAAR